GAGTTCTTCTTCCAGCACCTCTATTCTATTCTCTATTTCTTCAATCTCTGATGATAAAAAATCCTTCATTTCATTATCATTTTCTTCTTTAAGGAGCTTTTTTGTGTCAGTTAACTCCATGTTCTGTATTTTAAAATCTTCATATTTCTGAATAATAGGAGTTATGGAGGAATATTCTTTGCTCAATATTTTATATTTATTCTGATCAGAGATTACCTCTGGATCAACCATCTCTATTTCAAGATCCTTAAGCCTTCTCTGCAGTTCCTCTAACCTTTCCACAATCATACCTTGTACCTCTATTAATATCCTATAGTGGCATTTATATCTACACTTGTTGTTAGGCGATAAAAAAAAGCGACTTTAACCGCTTGCTCTGTTTGGAATAAATTGGCTAAATATGTAAAAAGTTATCCGCTCCCGAGAGGACTCGAACCTCTGGCACATAGTTTAGGAAACTACTGCTCTATCCTACTGAGCTACGGGAGCATTGAGTTCTTTACGAATACATGCTCTTTCTTCTTGAATTAACAAGCCTTTGAAAGTCCTTAATATTCTTGACAACCACCTTGTTGTTGAATAATTCAATTTTGCCGATTTGATTTAGATGTGTCAATACCTTTTGTACCTCATTTATCTTCATCCCTGCCCAGTTTGCTATCTCCTGTGATGTCACATTAAATGTAACCTCATCCTGAAGATCGAGATGAGGATTTTCTTCAGCCAGCATATTCATAACATCCATTATCTTTAATTGTGGTTCGTCAAGTAGAAGGATTTTTAGCCGTCTTTTGGCATCGTAGATCCTCTTTGAGAATACGAGAAGAAGCTTATAAGCCAATTGGGGATTCCCTTGCAGGAGTGCTTCAAAGTTATCTCTATGAAATCTGAGGAGTTTCACGTGAGTAACTGCTATTGCAGAGGCTGACCTTGGCGCCTCTTCTAAAATTGCCATCTCACCAAAAACATCTCCAACCTCAAAAAAATCAAGGGTTTTTTCAATGTTATTCACAATTTTAACTATCTCAACCTTTCCGGATTGAACAAAATAGAATTCGTTACCCGGTTCGAATTCACAGAATATTATCTCCTTTGGTGAATATTCAACTCCAAATTTATCAAAAAGTTGATCATCTAATTTCATTGTTAAGCTTTTTCCTGTTTGTCTTTGATTGTTTTGAGCCTCTTCAAGGCTTGCTTGGTAATTGAGTCTTTAGGCTCCAATAACGCAACTTTTTTATAATATGAATTTGCGATATCAAGCTTATTTGACATTTCATAGGCTAAACCAATATGAAGCAGTACATTTTTCATATTATCGGACTCTGGAAACTTCTTAATCATAGAGGATAGAGAACCCAAGGCATCCTTATATTTCCCAAGCTTCAGGTAACATCTACCAACCTCCAAATGAGCTTTTTCGAAGATTTTCTTTTCAGAAGCATTTTTCAACTCTTTAATATTTAAAATATTAGTAAATAATGATACTGCTTCCTGGTAATTTTCCTGTGAGAAAAGGCTTACTCCGTTGTAGAATATTTCTGTTATATCCTCTTTCTTCTCCTTGCTCTTCTTCGGCTGTGATTCATCAAAGGAAAAGTCGTCGATATCATTATCATCGTCTGAAAATAAATTATCCATTTCATTATCAATAGCGGATTCTGCTTCTAATTCTAGACTAAAATCAATGTCATTATTTGAATCTCCATAATTGGAGTCTTCATCAATGCTGAAATCTGTAAGATCGATATCTTGATCCTTTTTAGCCACATTAGGTGATTGTTCTTCAATATCTAATTCTGAATCGGTATTTCCAGTTTCAATAGCTTTTATCCGATTCATCGCAACACTGGAGTATTTTGTATCCGGATAGTATTCCATATATCGTTTAAAGGAGTGAAGCGCCTGTTGATACTTTCCAATTTTATAGTAATAGTCCCCAATCTTAAATAATTCGACCTCAGGATTAATTGTATCTGTCTCACCCAAAACCTCTCTCACCATTCTCCCAATCCGGCGTAGTTGATTGCTGAAGACGCGTAACATCTTCATTACCAATTCAACCTTCTTGAGGATCAATTTCTCAAAATCAGCCAAAGTTAATACAAGCAATATCGTTTCCCCAATGGTTTGTGCTGTCTCTTCCCTAGGATATTTCCCTAAAGCAGATTTCACACCAAAGAATTCTCCAAGCTTAATTTCTTCTTTATCCTCTTCACCTGTATCAATCTTTATAGATGTTAGAATAACCTTCCCAGCCTTAAGTATATAAATATATTCACTCTTATCACCCTCAAAGTAGATTATTGATCCATGTTTATATCTCCTGGTTATAATACCAGTTTGTGTGGATGTTCCACCATTTGACATATCAAATCTCCGGGAAGACTAAAAATCAAATTCGATTGGTAAAAAGGGGAATTCTTTTTTAAAGCCCACTGCTCTTGAAATCCTTTGCATTAGACCAATTAAATCGCCAATTATTACTTTATCAACTCCGTCTATTTTCACTTCTTGGTATTTTATTTTTAAAGAGTCAAAAATATCCCTATATTCATAATTGCCATATACTGGTTTCCCATCAATTACTACTAAATGGATATCTTTTAATTCTGCTGAAATGATAGATTTATAGGGGGTACCACTATTATATTTAAACACCACAAAATCTGCAATCTGCCCAGCTTCTATTGTGCCTCTATTCTTCAACCTAAAGGCTCTTGCTGGATTGATGGTAACCATCCTTATTATTTGATCATCTGGCAACTCTTTATTATATACTTCTTTATAATAGATTTTATCAAACTTAATTTCTGATAAAAGATTTTTCCCTCCTGACATTGGGGAGTCTGTGCCAATACAAACATTTATTTCATTATCAATTATTTTTTTTATATTGGTTGTCCTGTTAAACATAAATAGATTAGAATCAGCACACCATACAACAGAAGCATTTCTCTTTTTTATAAGCTTAATATCCTCATCAGAGAATGCAAGACCATGGACTAATACAGAGTACTCACCCAAACCACCCTTTTGGTCTAAAACTTTAACATCCTGAATGGTTTCTGAATCAAAACCCTCGGAGATATGAGTAATGAAAGGGATGCCCTTTGTATTTGCTCTTCGATATTCTTCCTCTATCCCATCTCCCCATGCAAGTGCAAAGGATGCAAT
This region of Spirochaetota bacterium genomic DNA includes:
- a CDS encoding amidohydrolase family protein produces the protein MSKWSISGAIILTPEETIEGANIIIQDSIIERITETNTNNTIKIDMQDNIITPGLINGHDHLLGTYYPKVGNGPYENWLPWDNDLKSSPIYAERQQIDNSDLYLLGSYRNLIAGTTSVSDHIPHFVNQPFLDMLPVNVIRDYALAHSIASFALAWGDGIEEEYRRANTKGIPFITHISEGFDSETIQDVKVLDQKGGLGEYSVLVHGLAFSDEDIKLIKKRNASVVWCADSNLFMFNRTTNIKKIIDNEINVCIGTDSPMSGGKNLLSEIKFDKIYYKEVYNKELPDDQIIRMVTINPARAFRLKNRGTIEAGQIADFVVFKYNSGTPYKSIISAELKDIHLVVIDGKPVYGNYEYRDIFDSLKIKYQEVKIDGVDKVIIGDLIGLMQRISRAVGFKKEFPFLPIEFDF
- a CDS encoding cyclic nucleotide-binding domain-containing protein, with amino-acid sequence MSNGGTSTQTGIITRRYKHGSIIYFEGDKSEYIYILKAGKVILTSIKIDTGEEDKEEIKLGEFFGVKSALGKYPREETAQTIGETILLVLTLADFEKLILKKVELVMKMLRVFSNQLRRIGRMVREVLGETDTINPEVELFKIGDYYYKIGKYQQALHSFKRYMEYYPDTKYSSVAMNRIKAIETGNTDSELDIEEQSPNVAKKDQDIDLTDFSIDEDSNYGDSNNDIDFSLELEAESAIDNEMDNLFSDDDNDIDDFSFDESQPKKSKEKKEDITEIFYNGVSLFSQENYQEAVSLFTNILNIKELKNASEKKIFEKAHLEVGRCYLKLGKYKDALGSLSSMIKKFPESDNMKNVLLHIGLAYEMSNKLDIANSYYKKVALLEPKDSITKQALKRLKTIKDKQEKA
- a CDS encoding Crp/Fnr family transcriptional regulator; this translates as MKLDDQLFDKFGVEYSPKEIIFCEFEPGNEFYFVQSGKVEIVKIVNNIEKTLDFFEVGDVFGEMAILEEAPRSASAIAVTHVKLLRFHRDNFEALLQGNPQLAYKLLLVFSKRIYDAKRRLKILLLDEPQLKIMDVMNMLAEENPHLDLQDEVTFNVTSQEIANWAGMKINEVQKVLTHLNQIGKIELFNNKVVVKNIKDFQRLVNSRRKSMYS